A genomic region of Alligator mississippiensis isolate rAllMis1 chromosome 4, rAllMis1, whole genome shotgun sequence contains the following coding sequences:
- the RNF25 gene encoding E3 ubiquitin-protein ligase RNF25 has protein sequence MAAAGDSAEEAAVVEGALPCEVEVLESIYLDELQVSRGRSRSEPWEICITLHPATAEDQDSQYVRFTLGLAVPPQYPDEAPKISIRNPRGLSDEQIHKISQTLGQVAEAGLGTAVLYELIEKGKEILTNNNIPHGQCVICLYGFQEREAFTKTHCYHYFHSHCLARYAQHMEQELRAQQGQQEPHLAPLPEQGPGVQCPVCRETLIYDLSALQAAPPPQHPLEQYRPDAEALRQQAELHLIYKRQQRKGGIIDPEAERNRYFISLQAPPAASEPGPVPPLELPTPGAPELPCQLTGGVSDPPDPSGAPVLKGEARPPDTTSVPMEQQNRRERRPGSRGQPRPAGSASDTYYRARGFGRRPERWEDRSQRATGRCSQEHPRLHARAQASVCANKEEPCQDSAPGATVVKEESSSEGAWMPEQAPSTRSQEKENLTLNHSKPRPSPSWQGPSPTWDCGRWGKARERGAHPRGPRGRGAFRPGSRREPRVLETESGS, from the exons ATGGCGGCGGCCGGCGACAGTGCGGAGGAGGCGGCGGTGGTGGAGGG GGCGCTGCCGTGCGAGGTGGAGGTGCTGGAGTCCATCTACCTGGACGAGCTGCAGGTGTCGAGGGGACGCAGCAG GTCCGAGCCCTGGGAGATCTGCATCACCCTGCACCCGGCCACCGCCGAGGACCAGGACTCGCAGTACGTGCGCTTCACCCtcgggctcgccgtgcccccgcAG TACCCCGACGAGGCGCCGAAGATCTCCATCCGCAACCCGCGGGGGCTGTCGGACGAGCAGATCCACAA GATCTCGCAGACGCTGGGGCAGGTGGCGGAGGCCGGGTTGGGGACGGCGGTGCTGTACGAGCTGATCGAG AAAGGGAAGGAGATTCTCACCAACAACAACATCCCTCACGGCCAGTGCGTGATCTGCCTCTACGGCTTCCAG GAGCGAGAAGCATTCACAAAGACCCATTGCTACCACTACTTCCACTCGCACTGCCTCGCCCGCtatgcccagcacatggagcaggaGCTCCGcgcccagcagggccagcaggaaCCACACCTGGCACCGCTGCCTGAGCAG GGACCTGGAGTGCAGTGCCCCGTGTGCCGGGAGACGCTAATCTATGACCTCTCAGCGCTGCAGGCTGCACCGCCCCCACAGCACCCCTTG GAGCAATACAGGCCCGATGCAGAGGCACTGCGGCAGCAGGCGGAGCTGCACCTCATCTACAAGCggcagcagaggaaggggggCATCATCGACCCAGAGGCTGAGAGGAACCGCTACTTCATCAGCCTGCAGGCA cctccagctgcctctgaACCAGGCCCTGTCCCCCCACTCGAGCTGCCAACCCCAGGGGCTCCTGAGCTGCCCTGCCAACTCACAGGTGGTGTGTCAGACCCACCTGATCCCtctggagcccctgtgctgaaggGAGAAGCCAGGCCCCCAGACACCACGTCTGTGCCTATGGAGCAGCAGAACAGGAGAGAGCGGCGACCAGGGTCcaggggccagcccaggcctgcaggcAGCGCCTCAGATACTTACTACCGAGCCCGAGGGTTTGGCCGGAGACCGGAGCGGTGGGAGGACAGGAGCCAGAGGGCCACCGGgcgctgcagccaggagcacccCCGGCTGCATGCCAGAGCCCAAGCGTCTGTCTGTGCCAACAAGGAAGAGCCATGCCAGGACAGCGCCCCAGGGGCGACAGTTGTGAAGGAGGAGAGCAGTAGCGAAGGGGCCTGGATGCCAGAGCAGGCACCCAGCACCCGAAGCCAAGAGAAGGAGAATCTGACGCTGAACCACTCCAAGCCCCGGCCctcccccagctggcagggcccctccCCGACATGGGACtgcgggaggtgggggaaggcccGGGAGCGCGGCGCCCACCCCCGTGGGCCTCGAGGGAGGGGGGCCTTCCGGCCCGGCAGCAGGCGTGAGCCCCGGGTCCTGGAGACCGAGAGCGGCTCCTAG